In the Oncorhynchus gorbuscha isolate QuinsamMale2020 ecotype Even-year linkage group LG05, OgorEven_v1.0, whole genome shotgun sequence genome, one interval contains:
- the LOC124035893 gene encoding muscarinic acetylcholine receptor M4-like, whose protein sequence is MNPTKSTGAGGLESWNFNSSLSNISSDVLSANLSCNDSGTNETCVVGEEEMGSPYKAVEMVFIALVTGSLSFVTVTGNILVMLSIKVNRHLQTVNNYFLFSLACADLIIGAFSMNLYTVYIIVGYWPLGPVACDLWLALDYVVSNASVMNLLIISFDRYFCVTKPLSYPARRTTKMAGLMIAGAWILSFILWAPAILFWQFIVGERTVPPGECYIQFLSNPAVTFGTAIAAFYLPVVIMMVLYIHISLASRSRVSKQKPEAEKKKGLKIPNPLKSHILNRQNNNNPSPKPSLESCNTGEAVKNGKIDVSVVSTKPDASVNPEEKESSNGSSTASIAPKNAKGRANSEAISEGCLGIAPAPAPAPEPAPAAATVKLNPASKWSKIKIVTKQAGDECITAIEIQPPIQGGETRSIPVNRPRKVARKFASIARSQVKRKRQMAAREKKVTKTIFAILLAFILTWTPYNVMVLISTFCHSCVPDTVWAIGYWLCYVNSTINPACYALCNATFKKTFKNLLMCQYKNIGTR, encoded by the coding sequence GCTCTTTGAGCAACATTTCCAGTGATGTCTTGTCAGCCAACCTCAGCTGTAATGATTCTGGCACCAATGAGACCtgtgtggtgggggaggaggagatgggaagcCCCTACAAAGCCGTGGAGATGGTCTTCATCGCCCTGGTTACAGGCTCCCTTAGTTTTGTCACTGTCACAGGCAACATCCTGGTGATGCTCTCCATTAAAGTAAATCGGCACCTCCAGACGGTCAACAACTACTTCCTGTTTAGCCTGGCGTGTGCAGACCTTATCATTGGTGCGTTCTCCATGAACCTCTACACTGTCTACATCATTGTGGGCTATTGGCCCCTGGGACCTGTAGCGTGTGACTTGTGGCTGGCCCTGGATTACGTGGTGAGCAATGCTTCTGTCATGAACCTTCTTATTATTAGCTTTGACCGCTACTTCTGTGTCACCAAGCCCCTGAGCTATCCAGCCAGAAGGACCACCAAAATGGCTGGGCTGATGATTGCAGGTGCCTGGATTCTTTCCTTCATTCTTTGGGCCCCTGCTATCCTGTTTTGGCAGTTTATTGTTGGAGAGCGCACGGTTCCACCAGGAGAGTGCTACATCCAGTTTCTCTCTAACCCTGCTGTCACTTTCGGCACAGCCATCGCTGCCTTCTACCTGCCTGTGGTCATCATGATGGTGCTCTACATCCACATCTCTCTGGCCAGCCGCAGCCGGGTGTCCAAGCAGAAGCCCGAGGCTGAGAAAAAGAAGGGCCTCAAGATACCTAACCCACTCAAGAGCCACATCCTTaacagacagaataacaacaacccGTCCCCCAAGCCCAGTCTGGAGTCGTGCAACACCGGTGAAGCTGTGAAGAATGGCAAGATTGATGTGTCTGTTGTTTCCACCAAGCCTGACGCTAGTGTCAATccagaagagaaagagagttccaatGGCTCCAGCACAGCCAGCATTGCCCCCAAAAATGCCAAGGGGAGGGCCAACAGTGAAGCCATTTCCGAGGGGTGCCTTGGCATTGCTCCAGCACCTGCTCCTGCACCTGAACCTGCACCTGCAGCGGCAACCGTTAAACTCAACCCTGCCTCTAAATGGTCCAAGATCAAGATTGTAACCAAGCAGGCTGGTGACGAGTGCATTACTGCCATCGAGATTCAGCCACCCATCCAGGGGGGCGAGACCCGCTCTATCCCAGTCAACCGACCCCGGAAGGTGGCGCGCAAGTTTGCCAGTATTGCCCGCAGCCAGGTGAAGAGGAAGCGCCAAATGGCAGCCAGAGAGAAAAAGGTGACCAAAACCATCTTCGCCATCCTGCTTGCCTTCATCCTCACATGGACCCCGTACAATGTCATGGTGCTCATCAGCACCTTCTGCCACTCCTGTGTCCCGGACACTGTGTGGGCTATTGGCTACTGGCTGTGCTACGTCAACAGCACCATCAACCCAGCCTGCTACGCCCTCTGCAACGCCACCTTCAAGAAGACCTTTAAGAATCTCCTCATGTGCCAGTATAAGAATATTGGAACAAGATGA